In a single window of the Littorina saxatilis isolate snail1 linkage group LG3, US_GU_Lsax_2.0, whole genome shotgun sequence genome:
- the LOC138961675 gene encoding uncharacterized protein: MRTSFKKLASLVIVLSAVTMIYYTQWWTLLLPGQNAASQVAPIDSVTALRHMVTSHNAVIEGKPSQGAYNEDNVTALSKPSQGTHKEDNVTAGGKPSQPPLATDRYMIYDCKGACGGWADRLKGIVIAYVIANLTHRRFGIRINDIPCPLREFLLPAEVPWDLPDSLDLKSDAKMYNRLGSVAFYNSMPSVNFSEVFTARVTLFKANLDYFDLLKKNARYERKLQWMRPLTNDQIFARIFHQLFRPAPRVDRALHSALASAKHSPDDRLLCGHVRFASNSEMLRDSVRRHTTDHGHTVLRFLQSLDPASPLFNVTTATAALPPSNATATVALPPSYAKADNYRFFVTSDSKVYIDQAEEVFGARFVRTSGQFLQVDRKGGQRGQALCEGFTKVLVDQQLMARCDVLVVSMSGLSRQAAYFRGTDSGLYCLLMTGQLIHCQRRHLRQLYHVMG; the protein is encoded by the exons ATGCGCACGTCATTCAAGAAG ctggcCAGCCTGGTGATCGTGCTGTCGGCAGTGACAATGATCTATTACACCCAGTGGTGGACGCTCCTACTCCCCGGACAAAACGCCGCATCACAAGTGGCCCCCATAGACTCCGTCACTGCGCTGCGACACATGGTGACATCACACAATGCCGTCATAGAGGGTAAGCCGTCACAGGGGGCCTACAACGAAGACAACGTCACAGCGCTGAGTAAACCATCACAAGGGACCCACAAGGAAGACAACGTGACAGCGGGGGGCAAGCCGTCTCAGCCCCCTCTGGCCACTGACCGCTACATGATCTACGACTGCAAGGGGGCATGCGGCGGCTGGGCCGACCGGCTCAAGGGAATCGTCATTGCTTACGTCATCGCTAACCTGACTCATCGACGGTTCGGGATCCGGATCAACGACATCCCGTGCCCGCTAAGAGAGTTCCTGTTGCCCGCTGAGGTGCCCTGGGACTTGCCCGACTCATTGGACTTGAAGTCTGACGCCAAGATGTACAACAGGCTCGGGTCGGTGGCGTTCTACAACAGCATGCCGTCTGTCAACTTCAGCGAGGTCTTCACAGCACGCGTGACTCTCTTCAAGGCCAACCTGGACTACTTCGACCTGCTGAAGAAGAACGCGCGATACGAGAGAAAGTTACAGTGGATGCGGCCCCTCACCAACGACCAGATCTTCGCGCGGATCTTCCACCAGCTGTTCAGACCGGCCCCACGTGTTGACCGCGCTCTGCATTCCGCGCTCGCCTCAGCCAAACACTCACCGGACGACAGGCTGCTGTGTGGGCACGTGCGCTTCGCCAGCAACTCGGAGATGTTGCGCGACAGCGTGAGGCGTCACACCACGGACCACGGACACACCGTGCTGCGCTTTCTGCAGAGTCTCGACCCCGCCAGTCCCCTGTTCAACGTCACCACCGCCACCGCCGCCCTCCCCCCTTCCAACGCCACCGCCACTGTTGCCCTACCCCCTTCCTACGCCAAGGCAGACAACTACCGTTTCTTCGTCACGTCCGACTCCAAGGTGTACATTGACCAGGCTGAGGAGGTGTTTGGCGCGCGATTCGTCCGAACCAGCGGTCAGTTCCTGCAAGTGGACAGGAAGGGCGGACAACGGGGACAGGCACTGTGTGAGGGCTTCACCAAGGTGCTGGTTGACCAGCAGCTGATGGCTCGCTGTGACGTGCTGGTGGTCAGTATGAGTGGTCTGAGTCGCCAGGCGGCCTACTTCCGGGGCACGGACAGCGGACTGTACTGTCTCCTGATGACGGGACAGCTGATCCATTGTCAGCGGCGTCATCTCAGACAGCTGTATCACGTCATGGGGTAG